AAGGAAATAGTTGAAGAACACATTCTGAAGGGAAGGATCGTCGAAAAATATCTCTACCGGGCTCCCGAGGGAAAACCCGTTCCCAAGGTTCACGAGGAGGTCCCCTTCTTCAAAAAACAGGTGAAGATCGTCACGAGAAACCTCGGTATCATTGATCCTACGAAGATAGAAGAGTACATCGCAAGAGATGGATATTTTGCACTCGCAAAGGCCCTTCAGATGAAGCCAGAAGACGTGATAAAAGAGATCAAAGACAGTGGACTCAGGGGAAGGGGAGGAGCAGGTTTTCCAACGGGGCTCAAGTGGGAATTTGCAGCAAAACAGAAAGCTGAGAAGAAATTCGTTGTGTGTAACGCAGACGAAGGAGATCCTGGAGCGTTCATGGACAGATCTGTCCTCGAAGGAGACCCGCATGCAGTCATTGAGGGAATGGCAATCGCCGCTTACGCAGTAGGCGCCCAGAAAGGTTTCGTTTATGTCAGGGCTGAATATCCCCTTGCCATAGAAAGACTCAGCATCGCGCTGGAGCAGGCAAGAGAGTATGGTTTTCTCGGAGAAAACATCATGGGAACGAACTTCTCTTTCGACATCGAGATCAGAATCGGCGCGGGAGCGTTTGTTTGCGGTGAGGAGACAGCACTCATGGCTTCCATAGAGGGGGAGAGGGGCCAACCCAGAGTGAAACCTCCATACCCCGTTGAAAAAGGCCTATGGGGATATCCAACTGTGATTAACAACGTGGAAACGCTCGCGAACGTACCCTGGATCATCAGAAATGGTGCGAAGGAGTTCAGGAAGTACGGAACGGAGAGCTCCCCGGGTACGAAGGTCTTCGCGCTCGCCGGTAAGGTGAAGAACACGGGGCTTGTGGAAGTTCCAATGGGAATCACTCTCAGAGAGCTCATCTACGAAATCGGTGGCGGAATAGTGGGTGACAAAAAACTGAAGGCCATTCAGACGGGAGGCCCCAGTGGAGGTTGTATTCCCGCTGAGTACATAGACACCCCGGTTGATTTTGAATCCCTGCAAAAACTCGGTGCGATCATGGGCTCAGGTGGAATGATTGTGATGGACGAGGACGATTGTATGGTCGACGTTGCAAGGTTCTTCCTCGAGTTCACTGTGGAAGAATCCTGTGGGAAGTGTACACCCTGTAGAGAAGGAACGAAAAAAATGCTTGAGATCCTGGAGAAAATCACCTCCGGTGAGGGAACAGAGGAGGACATAGAAGAGCTTGAGAAACTAGCAAATGTAATAAAGGACACATCTCTCTGTGGACTTGGTCAGACGGCACCGAATCCTGTTCTTTCGACCCTTAGATACTTCAGGGACGAGTATCTGGCGCATGTCAGAGAGAAGAAATGCCCTGCTAAGAAATGTAAAGCCCTCATCAGTTACGTGATAGATCCAGAAAAGTGTGTCGGTTGTACTGCCTGTGCGAGAGTCTGCCCTGTTCAATGTATAAGTGGTCAGGTGAGACAGCCACACACGATAAGTCAGGCAGAGTGTGTCAGGTGCGGCAGTTGTATTGAAGTCTGCAGGTTCGGTGCCATCAGTAAGGTCACACCGGCTCTGCCTGTGGAGGAGGCGGTAGAATGATAGGGCCGAAGGATCTTTTAAACATCGCTTTGAAGATTGAATCAACCGGTTATTCTTACTACAAGAACCTTGCTGAAAAAACTGAAGGGGAAACAAAAGCTCTTTTTGAAAGACTCGCAGAACAGGAGAGAGACCACTCCAGAAGGTTCAAAGAAATCCTGGATAAATATGAGCAGGAGCTCAACTCATCCGACGAATTACTTGGATACCTGGAATCTCTCGCGGAGATCTCCATCTTTCCAAAACTAGAAGACACACCACCTGACGATCTGAGAGAAGCAATAAGGAGAGCAATAGAAGTTGAGAAAGACTCCATTGTATTCTATAGCGAGATACTGAGCTATGTGCCAGAAAAAGAGCCGGTTCAGTTGATCATCGAAGAAGAGAGGAAACATCTGAGGGATCTTTTGAGACTTAAAGTGTGAAGACACCCCGCCAATCGGCGGGGTTTTCTCGAGGTGATCGAACATAATCCTTTCTCTTCTGATCGGATACCTGCTGGGGAGTATCCTGCCCGCTTATTTTCTCGTGAAAGTCATCGCAGGAGTGGATGTAAGGAGCGTGGGAACGAAACACGCGGGGACCACAAACGTTTATAGAACGGTGGGGTTGTGGCCGGCCATGGTCACAGCTTTCTACGATACAACGAAAGGAATTCTCGCTGTACAGATCTCAAAAGCGATGGGGCAGTCAGATTCTGTTGCACTCTTGTCAGGGTATTTTGCGGTGATTGGTCATGTCTTCCCCTTCTGTTTGCAGTTCAGAGGAGGAAAAGGAGCGGCAACGAGTGTGGGGCTTCTTCTTTTCTTCCTCTGGAACACATGGTTGAAGTTTCCAATCCAGTGGTTCCTCTCGGATCTGTTTGTCCTTTTGTCTCTTGTGCTTGTTCTCCTCTGGAGTAGCAGGAAGGGGGATGTTGTGGGAACATTCGTTCTTCCCGCCCTTGGATTGATCCTTTCGTTCAGAGGAATCAATCATCTCTGGTTTCTCTGGATTATTGTGGGTACACTCTGGATGATCAATCTGAGGAACGTTCTGGAAGAGAGAGCGATGAAGCTGGGTGAAGCAGGCTGGAGAGTACTGATCAGGCCTGCCGCTTTTCTTCTCCTTCTTCTTAGCTTGAAAATGGAAAAAGAAGAATTCCTGTTGCTCGTGATGGTTGTTTTCTCCATCTTCCTTCTGGCCGATATCTCGAGGTTGATCAGTCGGCGGGTTCACAGATTCTTCCACGAGGAACTTGAGGTGAAGATCTACAGGAGTGGAGAAAGAAAAAAGATCTCCTCCATGACGTTATTTTTGCTTGGAGTACTTCTAAGCTTTCTGCTCTTCGAAAAGGAAGTTTCTTTCACAGCAGGGTGTTTTCTCATCTTTGGGGATATGACCGCGAAGATCGTAGGAATTTCCTTTGGAAAAAAAAGGTTATTCCACAAGAGCCTTGAAGGAACGATAACGGCCCTTGTTGTCAACCTCTTTGTTGCTTACATGATCTTTCACGCGGGGTTGATGGATTTCTTTCCCGCCTTTCTGGGAAGCGTGGTTGCCACAACCTGTGAGGTTCTTCCTCTGTCGATAGATGACAGAAAAACCAGCCCCGCAAGGTCTTTTCCTTCAGGGGAAGAGTAAGGGGCCTGTTAATTATCAGATGTGTGGTACGATTGTACAGGGTGATGTCTGTGAAGCCATCAGGAGGTACATAAAAGAGTGCCAGAACATGTGATCAGAACCTACAAGGTACCTGTTCCAAGAGGGCTTTACCCTCTGTGCTCTGAACTGAACAAGACAGCAGCCAGAATCTACAACAAAACCATGTCCCTGGTCAGGAAGATAAAACGAAAAAAGAATTTCTGGCTTTCACCCAACACAGCACAAAAGTACATCCTGCGATGGGCCAGCAGCATCAACATTCACACCCA
The genomic region above belongs to Thermotoga sp. and contains:
- the nuoF gene encoding NADH-quinone oxidoreductase subunit NuoF, producing the protein MSLTTSTILICAGGACISAGEKSVKDAFEEELKKYGLDEAVRIIETGCMGACTLGPIAVIYPDGVFYQKLTPEAAKEIVEEHILKGRIVEKYLYRAPEGKPVPKVHEEVPFFKKQVKIVTRNLGIIDPTKIEEYIARDGYFALAKALQMKPEDVIKEIKDSGLRGRGGAGFPTGLKWEFAAKQKAEKKFVVCNADEGDPGAFMDRSVLEGDPHAVIEGMAIAAYAVGAQKGFVYVRAEYPLAIERLSIALEQAREYGFLGENIMGTNFSFDIEIRIGAGAFVCGEETALMASIEGERGQPRVKPPYPVEKGLWGYPTVINNVETLANVPWIIRNGAKEFRKYGTESSPGTKVFALAGKVKNTGLVEVPMGITLRELIYEIGGGIVGDKKLKAIQTGGPSGGCIPAEYIDTPVDFESLQKLGAIMGSGGMIVMDEDDCMVDVARFFLEFTVEESCGKCTPCREGTKKMLEILEKITSGEGTEEDIEELEKLANVIKDTSLCGLGQTAPNPVLSTLRYFRDEYLAHVREKKCPAKKCKALISYVIDPEKCVGCTACARVCPVQCISGQVRQPHTISQAECVRCGSCIEVCRFGAISKVTPALPVEEAVE
- a CDS encoding ferritin family protein codes for the protein MIGPKDLLNIALKIESTGYSYYKNLAEKTEGETKALFERLAEQERDHSRRFKEILDKYEQELNSSDELLGYLESLAEISIFPKLEDTPPDDLREAIRRAIEVEKDSIVFYSEILSYVPEKEPVQLIIEEERKHLRDLLRLKV
- a CDS encoding glycerol-3-phosphate acyltransferase, which gives rise to MGSILPAYFLVKVIAGVDVRSVGTKHAGTTNVYRTVGLWPAMVTAFYDTTKGILAVQISKAMGQSDSVALLSGYFAVIGHVFPFCLQFRGGKGAATSVGLLLFFLWNTWLKFPIQWFLSDLFVLLSLVLVLLWSSRKGDVVGTFVLPALGLILSFRGINHLWFLWIIVGTLWMINLRNVLEERAMKLGEAGWRVLIRPAAFLLLLLSLKMEKEEFLLLVMVVFSIFLLADISRLISRRVHRFFHEELEVKIYRSGERKKISSMTLFLLGVLLSFLLFEKEVSFTAGCFLIFGDMTAKIVGISFGKKRLFHKSLEGTITALVVNLFVAYMIFHAGLMDFFPAFLGSVVATTCEVLPLSIDDRKTSPARSFPSGEE